The proteins below are encoded in one region of Planctopirus limnophila DSM 3776:
- a CDS encoding cryptochrome/photolyase family protein, with translation MPRRSAVSHTPPPGAHRFLIILGDQLDVNSAIFSQYCPETDILWMAETPEEVEQIWCHRLRITFFFSAMRHFRDELRAKKFRVHYREMNQDPAKDEGQTFTDLLLRDAHEVGIRELVVVEPGDWRVKQRLEAAAQKLGVPLTYLDDTHFFATHMDFQKFASGKKKLILEYFYREMRKKHQILVDEAGQPEGGQWNFDHENRESFGSSGPGKLPAPLKFSADTITQEVTDLVRARFPSNPGEVFDETLAVTRVDALKLLKHFVRHHLPRFGRYEDAMWTGEATLHHSRLSVYLNVKLLNPRECVQVAVEAYQAGHVDLASTEGFVRQILGWREFIRGIYWSHMPRYAELNFFEHQQPLPSFFWDGQTEMVCVRESMSHVLKHGYAHHIHRLMVLGNLSQTFGAHPYQFHQWHMAMYLDAIDWVSLPNTLGMSQFGDGGIVGTKPYCATGAYISRMSNFCQSCQFDPKKSTGKDACPITTFYWDFLSRHREQLRGNQRMAMQLKNVDRKTELELQEIAQRAKELREQWTSLEPS, from the coding sequence ATGCCGCGCCGGTCTGCCGTCAGTCACACGCCGCCTCCGGGGGCTCATCGCTTCCTGATCATTCTGGGCGATCAGCTCGATGTAAACTCCGCTATCTTTTCGCAGTATTGCCCTGAGACGGACATTCTCTGGATGGCCGAAACACCGGAAGAGGTCGAGCAGATCTGGTGTCATCGACTGCGAATCACGTTCTTCTTTTCAGCCATGCGGCATTTTCGTGATGAACTGCGAGCGAAAAAGTTTCGTGTGCACTATCGCGAGATGAACCAGGATCCGGCGAAGGATGAAGGGCAGACATTCACGGACTTACTGTTGCGTGATGCCCATGAGGTTGGGATCAGGGAACTGGTGGTTGTCGAACCCGGAGATTGGCGGGTCAAGCAGCGACTCGAAGCTGCGGCCCAGAAATTGGGTGTCCCACTGACGTATCTCGACGATACGCACTTCTTTGCCACGCATATGGACTTTCAAAAGTTCGCCTCAGGCAAGAAGAAGCTGATTCTCGAATACTTCTATCGCGAGATGCGAAAGAAACATCAGATTCTGGTTGATGAAGCAGGACAGCCGGAAGGTGGGCAATGGAACTTCGATCATGAGAATCGTGAGAGCTTTGGTTCGAGCGGGCCGGGCAAGTTGCCAGCTCCGCTTAAGTTCTCCGCTGATACAATCACTCAAGAAGTGACTGACCTGGTGCGTGCCAGGTTTCCATCGAACCCCGGGGAGGTGTTTGATGAAACGTTAGCGGTGACACGGGTCGATGCACTGAAACTCCTCAAGCATTTTGTCAGGCACCATCTCCCGCGATTTGGTCGATATGAAGATGCGATGTGGACGGGAGAGGCCACTCTGCATCACTCCCGGCTATCGGTTTATCTCAATGTCAAACTGCTCAATCCGCGGGAATGTGTGCAGGTGGCCGTGGAGGCTTATCAGGCGGGCCATGTCGATCTGGCGAGTACTGAGGGATTTGTGCGGCAAATTCTTGGCTGGCGTGAGTTCATTCGCGGCATTTACTGGAGCCATATGCCCCGATATGCGGAACTGAACTTCTTTGAACATCAGCAACCGTTGCCCTCGTTCTTCTGGGATGGCCAGACGGAGATGGTCTGTGTGCGTGAATCGATGAGCCATGTGCTCAAGCATGGGTATGCCCATCATATCCATCGGCTGATGGTGCTGGGCAATCTTTCTCAGACCTTTGGTGCTCATCCTTATCAGTTTCATCAGTGGCATATGGCGATGTACCTGGATGCCATTGACTGGGTGTCGTTGCCGAACACACTCGGGATGAGTCAGTTTGGTGATGGTGGAATTGTCGGTACCAAGCCTTATTGTGCCACGGGTGCTTACATCAGCCGGATGAGTAACTTCTGTCAGAGCTGCCAGTTCGATCCCAAGAAATCGACAGGGAAAGACGCTTGCCCGATCACCACCTTTTACTGGGATTTTCTTTCGCGTCATCGGGAACAATTGCGCGGGAATCAGCGGATGGCGATGCAGCTGAAGAACGTGGATCGGAAGACCGAACTGGAACTTCAAGAAATCGCACAGCGTGCCAAAGAGCTTCGAGAGCAGTGGACGTCTCTGGAGCCGAGTTGA
- a CDS encoding disk-shape morphogenesis protein volactin, with product MGLDLGTSVFRSVRAHGRELRARRFPASYAMIPDQPANRQKLERSEGLFVPCGEHLVVLGDAALELARSRSLPLYPLLPGGKLDMRDALSRQIMAAMVDAVLPEAKTPGEICCLTVPSTRMAETQIALSGDLLDDQSSTFDWPELDYSCQLVKLRGYQPVAVGQALAVTLAELVGESFCGVTAVFGASVTEFAVAHQGREIARVVIPRGGDWIDEQLTTMSSSKMNPHERNPETDRIDADVRHLLSIQKARHDREQASRAPSNEAHASMMVEGRYADLYRQFLMAVLSEAGRRLHQVVALANFPQPTVLAYAGGLSRATGFPTMLKNAMRQIDWPIAIESYRSAELSPFGVARGCLIHAALEELAIQKPAA from the coding sequence ATGGGTCTTGATCTTGGAACCTCGGTCTTTCGATCTGTCCGTGCGCATGGGCGTGAGCTTCGAGCCCGGAGATTTCCCGCCAGTTATGCCATGATTCCTGATCAACCGGCCAATCGCCAGAAACTGGAGCGATCCGAAGGACTGTTTGTCCCCTGTGGTGAGCATCTGGTGGTTCTGGGAGATGCCGCTCTGGAATTGGCACGCAGCCGATCGCTGCCACTTTATCCGCTGTTGCCTGGCGGTAAGCTCGATATGCGAGATGCACTTTCGCGGCAGATTATGGCTGCGATGGTGGATGCTGTACTTCCTGAAGCGAAAACGCCGGGAGAGATCTGCTGTCTGACGGTGCCATCGACGCGTATGGCAGAGACGCAGATCGCACTGAGCGGTGACTTGCTGGACGACCAGAGTTCCACATTCGACTGGCCCGAACTCGATTACAGTTGCCAACTGGTGAAGCTGCGCGGCTACCAGCCAGTCGCTGTTGGTCAGGCCTTGGCGGTCACTCTGGCAGAACTTGTGGGTGAGAGTTTCTGCGGAGTCACGGCTGTCTTTGGTGCGTCTGTAACCGAATTTGCGGTGGCCCATCAAGGGCGAGAAATCGCCCGAGTGGTGATTCCCCGTGGTGGGGACTGGATTGATGAGCAACTCACGACGATGTCGAGCTCGAAAATGAATCCACACGAGCGAAATCCGGAGACAGATCGAATTGATGCGGATGTCCGTCATCTGCTGAGTATTCAGAAGGCGCGACATGATCGGGAGCAGGCCTCACGGGCACCATCGAATGAAGCACATGCTTCCATGATGGTCGAGGGGCGTTATGCCGATCTGTATCGACAGTTTCTGATGGCGGTTCTTTCGGAAGCTGGTCGAAGGCTGCATCAGGTGGTGGCACTCGCGAACTTCCCGCAACCGACGGTACTGGCCTACGCGGGGGGTCTCAGCCGCGCCACGGGATTCCCGACCATGTTGAAAAATGCCATGCGGCAGATCGACTGGCCGATTGCGATTGAGTCATATCGATCAGCCGAGCTTTCGCCCTTTGGTGTGGCTCGTGGCTGCCTGATTCATGCCGCCTTGGAAGAATTGGCGATCCAAAAGCCAGCCGCCTGA
- a CDS encoding ABC transporter ATP-binding protein — protein MSTDVASPTAAKDSSSLSSGNEPVISIRNLSKDYRDFWGRPKVKALKSLTMEVRKGEVFGLLGPNGSGKTTTMKLLLGLLFPTEGEISILGKPATDVSKNERIGYLPEESYLYRFLNAEETLDFYGRLFRLPADVRKQRTNELLELVKVSHARKRQLKEYSKGMTRRIGLAQALINDPELILLDEPTSGLDPLGNRDMKDLILKLKEQGKTIVMCSHLLADVQDVCDRIAILYGGELKVMGRVDELVKEQDATQIRSSKLSEAAAKEVLDVLKKHGVSDVQIDQPTSSLEDLFLRTVQESRERPGRRISV, from the coding sequence ATGAGCACAGATGTCGCCTCTCCGACAGCGGCTAAAGATTCATCCTCCCTGTCTTCCGGGAATGAACCCGTCATTTCGATTCGAAACCTGTCGAAAGACTATCGGGATTTCTGGGGTCGCCCCAAGGTGAAGGCGCTCAAATCGCTCACCATGGAAGTTCGCAAAGGCGAAGTTTTCGGCCTCCTCGGCCCCAATGGTTCCGGCAAAACCACCACCATGAAGCTGCTGCTCGGTCTGCTCTTCCCGACAGAAGGCGAAATCTCCATCCTCGGCAAACCCGCGACCGATGTCTCCAAAAATGAACGCATTGGTTACCTGCCCGAAGAGTCGTATCTTTACCGTTTCCTCAATGCTGAAGAAACCCTCGATTTTTACGGCCGCCTTTTCCGTCTCCCCGCCGATGTTCGCAAGCAGCGCACCAACGAACTTCTCGAACTCGTCAAAGTCTCTCATGCCCGCAAGCGGCAACTCAAAGAGTACTCCAAAGGGATGACTCGACGTATCGGTCTGGCTCAAGCTCTGATCAACGATCCCGAACTGATTCTTCTCGATGAACCCACCAGCGGTCTCGATCCTCTGGGGAACCGGGATATGAAAGACCTCATCCTCAAGCTCAAAGAGCAGGGCAAAACCATCGTCATGTGCAGCCACCTCCTTGCCGACGTGCAGGACGTCTGCGACCGGATCGCGATTCTCTACGGCGGCGAACTGAAGGTGATGGGCCGGGTCGATGAACTGGTCAAAGAACAGGATGCCACGCAGATCCGTTCAAGCAAGCTGTCCGAAGCCGCTGCCAAAGAAGTGCTTGATGTCCTCAAGAAACATGGCGTCTCCGACGTGCAGATCGATCAACCCACATCGTCGCTGGAAGACCTCTTCCTGCGGACCGTTCAGGAAAGCCGCGAACGTCCTGGTCGCCGCATTTCGGTCTAG
- a CDS encoding SLBB domain-containing protein has translation MWWPKVATLVLGLFWVGEMALAQSRPSSPRIINFQTTVREEMFVAVVGEVSQPGVYRLPAGADSQNRVATIEQLVAQAGGLNPTASPSLRVIRKSRPDQRVYYHPAGATSLEAGDVIIAENLPDYAPPDAARIEQNGVQLVLLGVLPRPIVVRVKTQQASVSSICAMLGQPPELSRNVKVLSPARIEHVDQTIPQTALLIFAPGSINPAQLPEFPPVREWVANAGTTTTNVAGPQRDPQITPTAMLRTPSSNQTTEEANLALLQQAEIGVGRTEPLGEPYVPGSQPREVASNPSAPWPRQAANPAYPQPRTNRSQVEDVPPPPGMDGHALTADLQRSASQNPAYPRETIPVQTTQLPGGSNPGERYSASGMSLPLLPAISAGTAGRTEAAMASQSGASPSGTSAVSSAPISLPAPEASYTGSSYAGSSYTGPTRVEIPAYSQNNALSGNSSIPVAPLPPEVADMENESAASQGLGSYLTTMALILGTVIGLMGAAFAAGRFLDPLHGQSVKENHAREEHEMAQDFSLARLQAEMPAPLVGQSILKPADSSVQEEKRLIDDEDQSYRSILKPAANRTGMARASMESESLPAERTLPEQPTLPTSETASIQQMIEDLLHNRLELHEEPAWINRQLRFQELPADRRFARFDPAEAPLSQESGQTPHFLLSQSSRTLREPSMGDRPIHRETHEELPRRSSLGANQNRSSHSSSAVYRRVDTAQDALSRDRTTPPGSAASKGATAPFEQALVQLRGTKKS, from the coding sequence ATGTGGTGGCCAAAAGTGGCGACCTTGGTACTGGGGTTGTTCTGGGTGGGAGAAATGGCTTTGGCCCAGTCTCGTCCATCGTCGCCTCGTATCATCAACTTCCAGACAACCGTTCGCGAAGAGATGTTCGTGGCTGTGGTTGGCGAAGTCTCACAACCTGGTGTTTACCGCCTCCCCGCCGGTGCGGATTCACAGAATCGAGTCGCGACCATCGAACAGTTGGTGGCACAGGCAGGTGGCCTGAACCCGACAGCATCGCCCAGTTTGCGCGTGATTCGAAAATCGAGGCCCGATCAACGGGTGTACTACCATCCCGCAGGGGCGACGTCATTAGAGGCTGGTGATGTGATCATCGCGGAAAACCTGCCAGACTACGCACCACCCGATGCAGCCAGAATCGAGCAAAATGGAGTGCAACTGGTTCTTCTGGGTGTACTTCCCAGACCGATTGTCGTGCGCGTCAAAACTCAGCAGGCCAGTGTCAGCAGTATTTGTGCAATGCTGGGGCAACCTCCTGAGTTATCACGAAATGTCAAAGTCCTTTCTCCAGCGAGGATTGAACACGTCGATCAGACGATCCCGCAGACCGCTTTGCTGATCTTTGCACCGGGCTCGATCAATCCTGCTCAATTGCCTGAGTTTCCACCAGTTCGCGAGTGGGTGGCGAACGCAGGAACCACCACAACCAATGTCGCTGGGCCTCAACGGGATCCTCAGATCACTCCGACTGCCATGTTGCGCACTCCCTCATCGAACCAGACCACTGAAGAAGCCAATCTGGCTCTGCTCCAGCAGGCTGAGATTGGTGTTGGTCGAACAGAGCCACTGGGTGAACCCTATGTTCCCGGAAGTCAACCGCGAGAGGTGGCATCGAATCCTTCTGCTCCATGGCCAAGACAGGCTGCGAACCCGGCTTATCCACAACCCCGCACAAATCGCAGTCAGGTCGAAGATGTCCCACCTCCCCCGGGAATGGATGGCCATGCATTGACGGCTGATCTTCAGCGATCGGCCAGTCAGAATCCTGCCTACCCCAGAGAGACCATTCCGGTACAGACGACACAGCTTCCCGGAGGATCAAATCCGGGTGAGAGGTATTCGGCATCGGGGATGAGTCTTCCGCTGCTCCCGGCGATTTCTGCAGGTACGGCTGGCCGAACCGAAGCAGCGATGGCCTCTCAATCGGGAGCTTCACCATCAGGGACCAGTGCGGTCTCCTCTGCACCGATTTCCCTGCCAGCGCCAGAAGCTTCGTACACGGGGTCTTCGTACGCAGGTTCTTCATACACTGGACCGACCCGTGTAGAGATCCCTGCTTACTCGCAAAACAACGCGTTGTCAGGCAATTCGTCGATCCCGGTCGCGCCACTTCCGCCGGAGGTTGCCGACATGGAAAACGAAAGTGCTGCCAGCCAGGGATTGGGAAGCTATCTGACCACGATGGCTTTGATTCTGGGGACCGTGATCGGATTGATGGGAGCAGCTTTTGCGGCCGGTCGATTTCTGGACCCGCTGCATGGTCAATCTGTGAAAGAGAATCATGCCCGCGAAGAGCACGAGATGGCACAGGATTTCAGTCTGGCCAGATTGCAGGCTGAGATGCCAGCTCCACTCGTTGGTCAGTCGATTCTCAAACCCGCAGATTCTTCTGTGCAGGAAGAGAAACGACTCATTGATGATGAAGATCAATCCTATCGAAGCATTCTGAAGCCGGCTGCCAATCGAACAGGGATGGCACGAGCTTCGATGGAGAGCGAAAGTTTGCCCGCTGAGCGGACTTTGCCTGAACAGCCAACTCTACCGACCAGTGAGACGGCATCGATTCAGCAGATGATTGAAGATCTGTTGCACAACCGGCTGGAGCTGCATGAAGAACCCGCCTGGATTAACCGCCAGTTGCGATTCCAGGAATTGCCTGCTGATCGTCGCTTTGCCAGGTTTGATCCGGCTGAAGCACCTCTTTCTCAAGAATCTGGCCAAACGCCACACTTCCTCTTGAGCCAGAGTTCGCGGACGCTCCGCGAGCCCAGCATGGGAGATCGACCGATTCATCGCGAGACTCATGAAGAACTGCCGCGTCGAAGCAGTCTGGGTGCGAACCAGAACCGCAGTTCCCATTCGAGTTCGGCAGTTTATCGGCGAGTCGATACGGCGCAGGATGCCCTCTCACGAGATCGAACAACACCTCCCGGGAGTGCTGCCAGCAAAGGAGCGACGGCTCCCTTTGAACAGGCTCTTGTGCAATTACGAGGGACAAAAAAGTCATGA
- a CDS encoding bifunctional NADP-dependent methylenetetrahydromethanopterin dehydrogenase/methylenetetrahydrofolate dehydrogenase, whose amino-acid sequence MKRILIQLDTDPLASVFDRVVAVDAGVDELFSYGSVSPEAAVGLTHGAIFTRKVADLKSTAIFVGGSDVQAGEAVYAKVLHSFFGPMRVSVMLDSNGSNTTAAAAVASAGKHLALKETQAVILGGTGPVGFRAAQLLASQGARVKLVSRHAAKASEACVQLKLLELPGTVSPHVSTSFEETIALCAGADLLIAAGAAGIEVAALEDLKATGIRVVVDVNAVPPLGVRGVESTDKAKEREGMICYGALGVGNLKIKVHRAAIEKLFTSNDLKLDTQAMLEIARELTALA is encoded by the coding sequence ATGAAACGCATACTGATTCAGCTCGATACCGATCCTCTGGCCAGCGTGTTTGACCGGGTTGTCGCCGTCGATGCCGGCGTCGATGAGCTCTTCAGCTACGGAAGCGTTTCACCCGAAGCTGCCGTGGGCCTGACGCATGGGGCGATCTTTACCCGCAAAGTGGCTGACCTGAAATCCACCGCGATCTTTGTCGGTGGCAGCGATGTTCAAGCCGGAGAAGCGGTCTACGCCAAAGTTCTGCATTCGTTCTTCGGGCCCATGCGTGTCAGTGTCATGCTCGATTCGAATGGTTCCAACACCACAGCCGCTGCAGCTGTCGCCTCTGCCGGCAAACATCTTGCACTGAAAGAGACACAAGCGGTCATTCTGGGTGGCACCGGCCCCGTGGGATTTCGAGCAGCACAACTCCTGGCTTCTCAAGGTGCGCGTGTCAAACTGGTCTCACGTCATGCCGCCAAAGCCAGTGAAGCCTGCGTCCAACTGAAGCTGCTGGAACTTCCGGGAACCGTTTCGCCGCATGTCTCGACCAGTTTTGAGGAGACGATCGCTCTGTGTGCGGGAGCGGATCTGTTAATCGCAGCCGGTGCAGCTGGGATCGAAGTGGCAGCACTCGAAGATTTGAAAGCAACCGGAATCCGGGTGGTGGTCGATGTGAATGCCGTTCCGCCCTTGGGAGTTCGAGGCGTTGAATCCACCGATAAAGCCAAAGAGCGGGAAGGGATGATCTGTTACGGCGCACTGGGTGTCGGGAACCTCAAGATCAAGGTTCATAGAGCAGCGATCGAAAAGCTGTTTACTTCAAATGACCTGAAGCTCGATACCCAGGCCATGCTGGAAATTGCTCGCGAATTGACAGCATTGGCCTAG